The following coding sequences are from one Oryzias melastigma strain HK-1 linkage group LG20, ASM292280v2, whole genome shotgun sequence window:
- the LOC118600283 gene encoding B-cell receptor CD22-like — protein sequence STDSPQSPSIEIPADLKEKTSVSITCSAPTPCPHSPPELTWNLQADSQRQTETNTDGSFTTKIQKTITLSDTHDGFTIRCSARYPVNEGPPKTAETLKTLSVSYAPKDTSASISPSASVSAGNCVKMTCSSRAKPAVINFSWFRSSKDGDHKVAEGESYSLNPAEGGAFYCVATNDQGNQTSSKIELIVEGKWRNGF from the exons agCACAGATTCTCCTCAGAGTCCCAGCATTGAAATCCCAGCTGATCTGAAGGAGAAGACGTCTGTCTCCATCACCTGCTCGGCTCCCACTCCCTGTCCTCACTCCCCTCCTGAACTCACCTGGAATCTCCAAGCAGACTCTCAGAGACAAACGGAGACAAACACAGATGGAAGCTTTACAACTAAAATCCAGAAGACCATCACTCTGTCAGACACTCATGATGGATTCACCATCAGATGTTCTGCCAGATATCCTGTGAATGAAGGACCACCAAAGACAGCAGAGACACTAAAGACTCTCAGTGTTTCAT ATGCTCCTAAGGACACCTCAGCATCCATCAgtccatcagcttcagtgtctgCAGGTAACTGTGTGAAGATGACCTGTTCCAGCAGAGCTAAACCTGCTGTCATCAACTTCAGCTGGTTCAGGAGCAGCAAAGATGGAGACCATAAAGTAGCTGAAGGAGAATCTTACAGCCTGAATCCAGCAGAAGGAGGAGCTTTTTACTGTGTGGCTACAAATGATCAGGGGAACCAGACGTCTTCAAAGATTGAGCTGATAGTTGAAGGTAAATGGAGAAATGGTTTTTGA